The Plasmodium brasilianum strain Bolivian I chromosome 14, whole genome shotgun sequence genome contains a region encoding:
- a CDS encoding hypothetical protein (conserved Plasmodium protein), translating to MPIYWKRTNDRFKDKPFSTEGICTLTNSPKKGIISSLKLTIKYFISVLLILAIPRSNNYPSFIEYEVSQKNLLKTLDLISKRLLGESGSYNVLGENVHHNTQNVRKRSEYNSNSRYTWGEHSDTEPYTYGGIYNNIDTSERNYKT from the exons ATGCCAATTTACTGGAAGAGAACGAATGATCGATTTAAAGATAAACCATTTTCAACAGAAGGTATTTGTACCTTAACGAATAGTCCAAAGAAAGGAATAATAAGTTCATTGAAACTTActatcaaatattttatttcagtCCTTTTAATTTTGGCCATCCCAAGATCCAATAACTAT CCCTCTTTTATAGAATACGAGGTTAGccagaaaaatttattaaaaacattaGATTTAATAAGTAAAAGACTATTGGGTGAGAGTGGAAGTTACAATGTATTAGGAGAAAATGTACATCATAATACGCAAAATGTTAGAAAGAGAAGCGAATACAATAGTAACTCTCGTTATACGTGGGGAGAACATAGTGATACAGAACCATACACGTATGGtggaatatataataatatagataCTAGTGAAAGGAATTATAAAACATGA